A stretch of the Aphis gossypii isolate Hap1 chromosome 2, ASM2018417v2, whole genome shotgun sequence genome encodes the following:
- the LOC126550392 gene encoding uncharacterized protein LOC126550392, with product MNNLINLKYEIGLMSTMVRSNYSNIEVLMNKISNNNLNSTSSWNDEFNIDRLLPVKSESELKALEDNLKINDFKTSLVTKLSVLIDNNDLGNSVRRIVGRMFDDNILSYYLLFGFKQKLSFSNLLSYRVIIDSIRKSVKYNSIPEKDIDSYLGIWLSHAPFKIKKKESKSLK from the exons atgaataatttaataaatttgaaatatgaaattgGATTAATGAGTACTATGGTTCGgtcaaattattcaaatattgaagttttaatgaataaaattagtaataataatcttaattcAACATCATCATGGAATGATGAATTTAACATTGACCGATTATTGCCAGTTAAAAGTGAGAGTGAATTAAAAGCCTTGGAAGATAATctcaaaattaatgattttaaaacatcactg gtTACTAAATTGTCTGTTTTAATCGATAACAATGACTTGGGTAATAGTGTTCGTAGAATCGTTGGACGCATGTTTGATGATAACattttgtcatattatttattatttgggttcaaacaaaaactttcattttcaaatctttTGAGTTATCGTGTGATAATAG attcaaTCAGGaaatcagtaaaatataacagtattCCAGAAAAAGATATAGATAGCTATTTGGGTATTTGGCTGTCTCATGcaccttttaaaataaaaaaaaaagaatcaaaaagtcttaaataa